TTAAATAATGAAAGTTATGATGCAGTAGGTGATCCTGAAATAAAAACAAAAGTGCAGCAATACGAGATGGCGTATCGCATGCAGACTGCCGTGCCGGAGGTGACCGATCTTAGTAAAGAGCCTGAATCTATCATTAAATTATATGGCGCTGATTGTTTGGTGCCGGGCACCTATGCCGCCAATTGCTTATTGGCAAGAAAACTTTCTGAAAATGGTGTTCGTTTTGTTCAGTTATATCACCAGGGTTGGGATGGACATAACAATCTTCCCAAAGAATTAGCAGGACAATGCAAGGACACCGACCAGGCATCAGCAGCATTGGTAACCGATCTTAAGCAAAGAGGATTGTTGGATGAAACATTGGTTATCTGGGGCGGTGAATTTGGAAGAACCAATTATTGCCAGGGCACACTTACAAAAGATAATTACGGAAGAGATCATCACCCACGTTGCTTTACCATGTGGATGGCCGGCGGTGGCGTAAAGCCCGGCGTGTATGGCGAAACAGATGAGTTTGGATATAATATTATTTCAAATCCGGTACATGTACACGATTTTCATGCTACTGCATTGAGCCTGATGGGACTTGATCATGAGCGGCTCGTATTTAAACATATGGGGCGTCGCTATCGCCTTACAGATGTGGCAGGTAAAGTAGTAAAAGATATCATCGCATAATTAAACGATAAAATATTCATCTAAATAATCAGTGTTATGGATAGGAAAACTTTTCTTCAAAATTCTTTGATAAGCGCTATCGGTATGTTAGCTATCCCGGAATGGATGATAAAGAATGATGTGATCTTGGGGCATAATAATAAACGATATAAGATCAACACACGCTGGAGCAGGGCAGATGTATCAAGATACCCCGTTAACAACTGTCACGAAATGATACAGGACAGTAAAGGCAGGATCTTGCTATTGACAGACGAGATCAAGAATAATGTGATCATCTATGATAAAAATGGGAACTACCTCGACTCATGGGGCACCGATTATCCGGGCGCACATGGACTAACCTTATTCCATGAAAACGGAACCGATGTTTTATTTATCTGCGATAATAAAAGACACCAGGCAATTAAAACTACTATCGATGGTAAAGTATTGCTTATACTTGATTATCCTAAAGAAACAGGTAAGTACACTAACCCGGAAGAATACATACCTACAGAAACTATTATTGCGCCGAACGGCGATATCTATGTAGTGGATGGCTACGGAAAAGATTATATCATTCAATACGATTACAAAGGGAATTATATCAGGCACTTCGGCGGCAGGGGCGATCAGCCTCAACACTTGTTGAATGCACATGGCATTTGTATTGATAAAAGAAATGGCAAACCTGTTCTTATTGTAACATCGCGGCAGCAAAATGCTTTTAAAAGATACACTATGAACGGAAATTATATTGACACCATTGATATGCCGGGTGCCTGGGTATGTCGCCCGGTAATACACGGCGATTATTTATACTCAGCAGTTTTGCAAAGCAATAGTTCACAATGGCAGAAGTCCGGCTTTGTAACCATTCTTGATAAAGACAATAAGGTAGTATCCAACTTAGCCGGAACTGAACCTGTATATGAAAACGATCAACTGCAGGAGATGTGCCAGTCGCTACAGGTTTTCGATTATCCGCACGATGTATGTATCGACGATGAAGAAAACATGTATGT
The Ferruginibacter albus DNA segment above includes these coding regions:
- a CDS encoding 6-bladed beta-propeller, producing MDRKTFLQNSLISAIGMLAIPEWMIKNDVILGHNNKRYKINTRWSRADVSRYPVNNCHEMIQDSKGRILLLTDEIKNNVIIYDKNGNYLDSWGTDYPGAHGLTLFHENGTDVLFICDNKRHQAIKTTIDGKVLLILDYPKETGKYTNPEEYIPTETIIAPNGDIYVVDGYGKDYIIQYDYKGNYIRHFGGRGDQPQHLLNAHGICIDKRNGKPVLIVTSRQQNAFKRYTMNGNYIDTIDMPGAWVCRPVIHGDYLYSAVLQSNSSQWQKSGFVTILDKDNKVVSNLAGTEPVYENDQLQEMCQSLQVFDYPHDVCIDDEENMYVAQWNSNKVYPYKLEPVA